The Burkholderia ubonensis genome has a window encoding:
- the gmd gene encoding GDP-mannose 4,6-dehydratase, protein MSQTRAIITGVTGQDGAYLTKLLLDKGYQVTGTYRRTSSVNFWRIAELGVDTHPNLTLVEHDLTDAGSSLRLLERTQPDELYNLAAQSFVGVSFDQPSTTAEVTGLGTLNLLEAIRVVTPKTRFYQASTSEMFGKVQAIPQTETTAFYPRSPYGVAKLFAHWTTVNYRESYGLFGSSGILFNHESPLRGREFVTRKITDTVAKIKLGKATRLELGNLDAKRDWGFALEYVEGMWRMLQVDEPDTYVLATNRTETVRDFVRMAFAAAGYQIEWTGKGEQERGLDAATGNVLVEVNPKFYRPAEVDLLIGCADKAKAKLGWAPKTTLEQLCQMMVEADLTRNRHHDTY, encoded by the coding sequence GCTCGACAAGGGCTACCAGGTCACGGGCACCTATCGCCGCACCAGCTCGGTCAATTTCTGGCGCATCGCCGAGCTCGGCGTCGACACGCATCCGAACCTCACCCTCGTCGAGCACGACCTGACCGACGCCGGCTCGAGCCTGCGCCTGCTCGAACGCACGCAGCCGGACGAGCTCTACAACCTGGCCGCGCAGAGCTTCGTCGGCGTGTCGTTCGACCAGCCGTCGACGACCGCCGAGGTGACCGGCCTCGGCACGCTGAACCTGCTCGAGGCGATCCGCGTGGTCACGCCGAAGACGCGCTTCTACCAGGCTTCGACATCCGAAATGTTCGGCAAGGTGCAGGCGATTCCGCAGACGGAAACCACCGCGTTCTACCCGCGCAGCCCGTACGGCGTCGCGAAGCTGTTCGCGCACTGGACGACCGTGAACTACCGCGAGTCGTACGGCCTGTTCGGCAGCAGCGGGATCCTGTTCAACCATGAGTCGCCGCTGCGCGGCCGCGAATTCGTCACGCGCAAGATCACCGACACCGTCGCGAAGATCAAGCTCGGCAAGGCGACGCGCCTCGAGCTCGGCAACCTCGACGCGAAGCGCGACTGGGGCTTCGCGCTCGAATACGTCGAAGGGATGTGGCGGATGCTGCAGGTCGACGAGCCCGACACCTACGTGCTCGCGACCAACCGCACCGAGACCGTGCGCGACTTCGTGCGGATGGCGTTCGCGGCCGCCGGCTACCAGATCGAATGGACCGGCAAGGGCGAGCAGGAGCGCGGCCTCGACGCGGCGACGGGCAACGTGCTCGTCGAGGTGAATCCGAAGTTCTACCGGCCGGCCGAAGTCGACCTGCTGATCGGTTGCGCGGACAAGGCCAAAGCCAAGCTCGGCTGGGCGCCGAAGACGACGCTCGAACAACTTTGCCAGATGATGGTCGAAGCGGATTTGACGCGCAATCGCCACCATGACACGTATTGA